A genomic stretch from Flavobacterium sp. KS-LB2 includes:
- the pgmB gene encoding beta-phosphoglucomutase, protein MNTKAFIFDLDGVIVDTAKYHYLAWQKIATELNIEFTHEHNELLKGVSRVRSLDIILELGKVTASQEDKDRWLVQKNEDYLSYLVDMDASEILPGVFEILKFLKENNQPIALGSASKNARPILEKTGIRSYFDAVVDGNDVTNAKPDPEVFLMAAKLLNIKPEDSIVFEDSVAGVQAANIGKMISIGIGEASTLHEAKYIFKDFTEIETSFIANLIK, encoded by the coding sequence ATGAATACAAAAGCATTTATATTCGACCTTGACGGAGTAATTGTTGACACCGCTAAATACCATTACCTGGCGTGGCAAAAAATCGCTACTGAATTAAATATCGAATTTACACACGAACATAATGAATTATTAAAAGGAGTCAGCCGCGTGCGCTCTTTGGATATCATATTAGAATTAGGAAAAGTAACCGCATCACAAGAAGACAAAGACCGATGGTTAGTTCAAAAAAATGAAGACTACCTATCCTATTTAGTTGACATGGATGCAAGCGAGATTCTTCCGGGAGTTTTTGAAATTTTAAAATTTCTGAAAGAAAACAACCAACCAATCGCTTTGGGTTCAGCCAGTAAAAACGCAAGACCTATTTTAGAAAAAACAGGAATACGCTCTTATTTTGATGCTGTTGTAGACGGAAATGATGTAACGAATGCCAAACCAGATCCGGAAGTTTTCTTAATGGCTGCAAAGTTATTGAACATCAAACCAGAAGATTCTATCGTTTTTGAGGATTCAGTGGCGGGAGTACAAGCAGCAAATATTGGAAAAATGATCAGCATAGGAATAGGAGAGGCAAGTACTTTGCATGAAGCGAAATATATCTTTAAAGACTTTACTGAGATAGAAACATCATTCATTGCAAATTTGATAAAATAA
- a CDS encoding LacI family DNA-binding transcriptional regulator, which produces MKRKITLKQIAKELDVSISTVSKSLRNSLEIGEETRLKVQAFAKFYHYKPNNIALSLKNRKTKTIGIIIPEIVHHFFSTVINGIEQIANENGYSVIICLSDDSFDKEVLNMEMLANGSIDGFIMSLSKETQFRGDFHHITEVINQGMPVVMFDRVTNDILCDKVIIDDKYAAYEAVQSLIDKGRKKIALVTTVDYVSVGKLRTDGYTKALLDNGIPFNEKLIIKIEDIDTCEITIGKLLEDKAIDAVFAVNELFAVTIIKTANKIGLNVPNDLAVIAFTDGIISKYSTPTITTVSQSGIKMGNKAAKMLIERLESEEEEENENYKTEVIETHLIERESTN; this is translated from the coding sequence ATGAAAAGGAAAATAACGCTTAAACAAATTGCAAAAGAATTAGACGTATCCATTTCTACCGTTTCAAAATCGTTGAGAAACAGCCTTGAAATAGGTGAAGAAACAAGACTAAAAGTGCAGGCGTTTGCTAAATTTTACCACTATAAACCCAACAACATTGCACTTAGTTTAAAGAACAGAAAAACAAAAACAATTGGAATTATTATTCCCGAAATTGTTCACCATTTCTTTTCAACAGTCATTAATGGAATTGAGCAAATTGCTAATGAAAATGGGTATAGCGTAATCATTTGTTTATCAGATGATTCATTTGACAAAGAAGTACTTAACATGGAAATGCTTGCCAACGGAAGCATTGACGGATTCATCATGTCACTCTCCAAAGAAACCCAATTTAGAGGTGATTTTCATCATATTACCGAAGTTATCAATCAAGGAATGCCTGTTGTAATGTTTGACAGGGTTACTAATGATATTCTTTGCGATAAAGTGATCATAGACGATAAATATGCAGCTTATGAAGCCGTGCAAAGCTTAATTGATAAAGGACGAAAAAAAATTGCCTTAGTAACAACCGTTGATTATGTAAGTGTAGGAAAACTAAGGACTGATGGTTATACTAAAGCGCTTCTTGACAACGGAATACCCTTCAATGAAAAACTAATTATCAAAATTGAAGACATTGATACCTGCGAAATCACCATTGGAAAACTATTGGAAGACAAAGCTATTGATGCCGTTTTTGCTGTAAATGAACTTTTTGCAGTTACCATAATCAAAACAGCTAATAAAATAGGATTGAATGTCCCTAATGACTTAGCCGTTATAGCTTTTACAGACGGAATCATTTCAAAATATTCTACACCTACTATTACTACAGTAAGTCAGAGTGGCATAAAAATGGGAAATAAAGCTGCAAAAATGCTAATTGAAAGACTCGAATCTGAAGAGGAAGAAGAAAACGAAAACTATAAAACGGAAGTAATTGAAACGCATTTGATAGAAAGAGAATCAACTAATTAG
- a CDS encoding glycoside hydrolase family 65 protein: MNQDYIKPDNWSIIEEGFDVERVKSSESLFSIGNGAMGQRANFEENYTGETFQGSYIAGIYYPDKTKVGWWKNGYPEYFAKVLNAPNWIGIDIEINGEKLDLNTCTDVKNFRRELNMKEGWYNRSFEATLKNGTAISVNIRRFLSIVLDEIGVINYEITPLNKDSKIVYKPYIDAGVTNEDANWEEKFWEPLDVKKSGNEAFVTAQTFKTHFKVTTFMQNNILTNGEKTCISPSNIDATADKIQFSYDVIVAQGQKSSIQKIGGYTVSLNHENTFTAAEKAIQAALELGYDALLQDQIDSWSKIWEMSDITIDGDVKAQQGIRFNIFQLNQTYLGKDSRLNIGPKGFTGEKYGGSTYWDTEAYCIPFYMATKDQEVARNLLTYRYNQLDKAIENAAKLGFTNGAALYPMVTMNGEECHNEWEITFEEIHRNGAIAFAIYNFYRYTGDYSYIPEKGLEVLIGIARFWHQRANFSTNLNQYVILGVTGPNEYENNVNNNFYTNYIAKWCLEYTYEQIQKVSLEYPVDHKRITEKVKITDSELQSWKKVSDNMYFPFSEEHNVYLQQDGFLDKELVRVADLDKSQRPINQKWSWDRILRSPYIKQADVLQCFYFFEDHFSREELKNNFEFYESFTVHESSLSPCVHSIQAALLDKMDMAYTFYLRTSRLDLDDYNKEVEEGCHITSMAGTWMSIVEGFGGMRIKEDTLHFSPKIPKEWEGYSFKINFRNQILKVAINHKETTFSIDGNNELNIIVNGQKVLVKPENLATVS, encoded by the coding sequence ATGAATCAAGATTATATAAAACCAGATAATTGGTCCATCATAGAAGAAGGATTTGATGTAGAGCGCGTAAAATCATCTGAAAGTTTGTTTAGCATTGGGAACGGTGCCATGGGACAACGTGCTAATTTTGAAGAAAATTATACTGGAGAAACATTCCAAGGAAGTTATATCGCAGGAATTTATTACCCCGACAAAACCAAAGTGGGCTGGTGGAAAAATGGGTATCCTGAATATTTTGCCAAAGTTTTAAATGCGCCCAACTGGATTGGAATTGATATTGAAATCAACGGAGAAAAACTAGATTTAAATACCTGTACTGATGTTAAAAATTTTCGCCGAGAGCTAAACATGAAAGAAGGTTGGTACAACCGTTCTTTTGAAGCCACTTTGAAAAACGGAACAGCCATCTCAGTGAATATTCGTCGTTTTCTTTCAATCGTTTTAGATGAAATTGGGGTTATCAATTATGAAATCACACCTTTAAATAAAGATTCAAAAATAGTTTACAAACCCTACATCGACGCTGGTGTAACTAATGAAGATGCGAACTGGGAAGAAAAATTCTGGGAACCACTTGATGTTAAAAAATCAGGAAACGAAGCATTTGTAACGGCTCAAACGTTCAAAACACACTTCAAGGTGACTACTTTCATGCAAAATAACATTTTGACAAATGGTGAAAAAACATGTATTTCTCCTTCTAACATTGATGCAACTGCTGATAAGATTCAATTTAGTTATGATGTAATTGTGGCTCAAGGCCAAAAATCATCTATCCAAAAAATTGGCGGATACACTGTTTCTTTAAACCATGAAAATACATTTACAGCTGCAGAAAAAGCAATTCAGGCTGCTCTAGAATTAGGATATGATGCCTTGTTGCAAGATCAGATTGATTCTTGGTCAAAAATTTGGGAAATGTCCGATATTACAATTGACGGCGATGTAAAAGCACAGCAAGGAATTCGTTTCAATATTTTTCAGTTGAACCAAACCTATTTAGGAAAAGATTCCCGTTTGAATATTGGACCAAAAGGTTTCACAGGAGAAAAATACGGCGGATCAACGTATTGGGATACCGAGGCCTATTGCATTCCGTTTTACATGGCGACGAAAGATCAGGAAGTGGCTCGAAACTTGTTGACGTACCGTTACAATCAGTTGGACAAAGCCATAGAAAATGCGGCTAAATTAGGATTTACTAATGGCGCTGCTTTGTATCCAATGGTAACCATGAATGGCGAAGAATGTCATAACGAATGGGAAATTACTTTTGAAGAGATTCATAGAAATGGAGCTATTGCCTTTGCCATTTACAACTTTTACAGATACACAGGCGATTACAGCTACATTCCTGAAAAAGGACTGGAAGTATTAATCGGAATTGCACGTTTCTGGCATCAAAGAGCGAATTTTTCGACTAATCTAAACCAATACGTAATTCTTGGAGTTACTGGTCCAAACGAATATGAGAACAACGTAAATAATAATTTCTACACGAATTATATCGCAAAATGGTGTCTGGAATATACCTACGAACAAATTCAGAAAGTGTCACTGGAATATCCTGTTGATCATAAAAGAATAACAGAAAAAGTAAAAATCACGGATAGCGAATTGCAATCTTGGAAAAAAGTTTCAGACAATATGTACTTCCCTTTTTCGGAAGAACACAACGTGTACTTGCAACAAGACGGTTTCTTGGACAAAGAATTAGTTCGCGTAGCTGATTTAGATAAAAGCCAAAGACCAATCAACCAAAAATGGTCTTGGGATAGAATTTTACGTTCTCCGTATATCAAACAAGCCGATGTTTTACAGTGCTTTTACTTCTTTGAAGATCATTTTTCGAGAGAAGAACTGAAAAATAATTTTGAATTCTATGAATCCTTCACAGTTCATGAAAGTTCACTTTCGCCTTGCGTACACTCCATTCAAGCAGCTTTATTAGACAAAATGGATATGGCGTACACGTTCTATTTAAGAACCTCACGTTTGGATTTAGATGATTACAATAAAGAAGTAGAGGAAGGCTGTCACATTACTTCTATGGCTGGTACTTGGATGAGTATTGTAGAAGGTTTTGGTGGAATGCGAATTAAAGAGGATACACTTCATTTTTCACCAAAAATTCCAAAAGAATGGGAAGGATATTCTTTTAAAATAAATTTCAGAAATCAAATTTTGAAAGTGGCTATCAATCATAAGGAAACCACTTTTTCAATTGATGGCAACAATGAATTAAATATCATAGTAAACGGCCAGAAAGTTCTTGTAAAACCTGAAAATTTAGCTACTGTATCGTAA
- a CDS encoding MFS transporter — MEKRKLSFWQIWNMSFGFLGIQMGFALQNANASRILQIFGADVHELSWFWIIAPLMGLIVQPIIGHYSDKTWGKFGRRKPFFLVGALLASIGLILMPQAEIFIAFLPALWVGAGMLMIMDASFNIAMEPFRALVGDNLRTDQRTLGFSVQTALIGFGAVIGSLLPYVLTNYFGVSNRDDNGGVPMHLILSFVIGAAILVVSILVSIFSTKEYSPEELAQFEDEMAHQETKVADTNPKESSLLDIFDDFRKMPTTMRQLSWVQFFSWFGLFGMWVFTTPAIAHHIYGLPISDSKSEAYQNAGDWVGVLFGIYNLVSAFYAFALPYIAKKFGRKLTHSISLIVGGIGLISIYFVPNENWLILSMVAVGIAWASILSMPYAILAGSISPMKMGVYMGIFNFFVVIPQIVNALIGGPLVKYVYNDNAIFALVTSGVSFLIAAILVAKVKDVDDVIKQ; from the coding sequence ATGGAAAAGCGTAAATTAAGTTTCTGGCAAATTTGGAACATGAGTTTCGGTTTTTTAGGAATACAGATGGGTTTTGCCCTTCAAAATGCGAATGCCAGCAGAATCTTGCAGATTTTTGGAGCAGACGTTCATGAATTATCCTGGTTTTGGATCATTGCCCCTTTAATGGGACTTATTGTACAGCCCATAATAGGACATTACAGTGACAAAACGTGGGGGAAATTCGGAAGACGAAAACCATTCTTTTTAGTCGGAGCATTACTTGCCTCTATTGGCTTAATATTAATGCCACAAGCCGAAATTTTTATCGCTTTTTTACCTGCCTTATGGGTTGGTGCCGGAATGCTGATGATTATGGATGCGTCTTTCAATATTGCTATGGAACCTTTCAGAGCATTAGTGGGAGATAATTTAAGAACCGACCAAAGAACATTAGGTTTTAGCGTACAAACCGCATTAATTGGTTTTGGTGCTGTTATTGGTTCATTATTACCATATGTATTAACGAATTATTTTGGCGTTTCAAACAGAGATGATAATGGCGGGGTTCCAATGCACTTGATTTTATCCTTTGTGATAGGAGCGGCTATTCTAGTAGTTTCCATTCTGGTTTCCATTTTTTCTACCAAAGAATATTCTCCAGAAGAATTAGCACAATTTGAAGACGAAATGGCGCATCAGGAAACTAAAGTGGCTGATACTAATCCAAAAGAATCCAGTTTACTAGATATTTTTGATGATTTCAGAAAAATGCCCACCACGATGCGACAATTAAGCTGGGTACAATTTTTCTCATGGTTTGGTCTTTTTGGAATGTGGGTTTTCACCACTCCTGCCATAGCCCATCATATTTATGGCCTACCCATTTCGGACAGCAAAAGTGAAGCGTATCAAAACGCAGGAGACTGGGTTGGAGTACTGTTCGGTATTTACAATTTAGTTTCTGCTTTCTATGCTTTTGCTTTGCCATATATCGCAAAAAAATTCGGCAGAAAATTAACACACTCCATCTCTTTAATTGTTGGAGGAATTGGGTTAATATCTATCTATTTTGTTCCTAATGAAAACTGGCTAATTCTTTCTATGGTTGCTGTAGGTATTGCTTGGGCAAGTATCTTATCGATGCCGTATGCCATCCTAGCCGGATCAATATCTCCAATGAAAATGGGAGTTTACATGGGTATCTTTAACTTCTTTGTCGTAATTCCCCAAATTGTCAATGCCTTGATTGGCGGACCCTTAGTTAAATATGTATACAATGACAACGCCATATTTGCATTAGTTACTAGTGGCGTCAGCTTCTTGATTGCTGCTATTTTAGTGGCCAAAGTAAAAGATGTTGATGACGTAATAAAACAATAA